Proteins found in one Melospiza georgiana isolate bMelGeo1 chromosome 1, bMelGeo1.pri, whole genome shotgun sequence genomic segment:
- the MSC gene encoding musculin, with protein sequence MSTGSASEAEELPEMDLRALQLEYPPPPAKRQPRGELYPSGDNSSAAEEEEEEEEEEEEDGEGSCAAGPAGGGCKRKRARGGGPGGKKAASGPRGPPPEGKQSQRNAANARERARMRVLSKAFSRLKTSLPWVPPDTKLSKLDTLRLASSYIAHLRQLLQEDRYENGYVHPVNLTWPFVVSGRPDSDTKEVSTASRLCGTTA encoded by the exons ATGTCCACGGGCTCCGCCAGCGAGGCGGAGGAGCTGCCCGAGATGGACCTGCGGGCGCTGCAGCTGGAAtacccgccgccgccggccaAGCGCCAGCCCCGCGGCGAGCTCTACCCCTCGGGGGACAACTCCTCggcggcggaggaggaggaagaggaggaagaagaggaggaagaggacgGCGAGGGCAGctgcgcggcggggccggcgggcggCGGCTGCAAGAGGAAacgggcgcggggcggcggccccgggggcAAGAAGGCGGCGTCGGGGCCGCGGGGGCCGCCGCCCGAGGGGAAGCAGTCCCAGCGCAACGCGGCCAACGCGCGGGAGCGGGCGCGGATGCGGGTGCTGAGCAAGGCGTTCTCCCGGCTGAAGACGAGCCTGCCCTGGGTGCCGCCCGACACCAAGCTCTCCAAGCTGGACACGCTGCGCCTGGCGTCCAGCTACATCGCCCACCTccggcagctcctgcaggaggacCGCTACGAGAACGGCTACGTCCATCCCGTCAACCTG ACTTGGCCGTTTGTGGTTTCAGGAAGACCTGACTCTGACACCAAAGAAGTTTCTACTGCCAGCAGATTATGTGGAACTACTGCATAG